TTTCTTACCTGTCttacctattattattattattattattattattattattattattattattattattattattattcctagaGGTCCTGAAAAATCACACGAAAAGGTTGAAAAAAGTAAAGTCCCTAATATTACATTACTCAAACAGCTAGAGTCGTACTTTAGTGTCACCAGTACTGAAGTGGGTTTTTGAAGCGATTTCGGGGTTAGGTATAAAGAATACTATACATCCGAACAAATTTCCCCTTTCAAAATCattgtttctttaattgtttatattttaacttaACCAAAATTTATGAAACAAAACAGTCATTTCTTATCTGACTAGCCAAAAAAAACttattcaaaagaaattatttgGGAGAAGACATCATCATAACGCTGAATGTGTCTTTCCACTTCACATGGGGTAGGTCTCACTTCTCTTGAGAACCTCAGCCAGTAGTTTTGTCAAGATGTCTTCACATCTTTATTATCTGTTGCTTTCATGGTCTGTGTTCTTCCCTCTGTCTAATTGTTTCTGGCGCCTTTCTTCATTCGAATCATTTTTGCACTCCTCCTGTTATTAGCTAGACAAGCAGGTGTGCACTAAACTGACGAGCGTGGTTGAGGGGAttcttttctgaagaaaatgaTAACAAGTCTGTTTTGCAACAATACATGGGCAAGAGTTTAATACTTACCTTCGTTAGTGTCAAGCTGTAGACaaagacaaattattattaaattattgttgAGATGATAAACCTGAAACATGTATTGATCATTGACGTCTAATCCAGCACTCAGACATTTTGTACGACACGTGTCGATAAGGATCGATTGTCAGCGTCCAGTTGAGGCGCTCAGATGTAGACAGAAACAGAAGGAGCCAAAAGGCTAATTAGAGGATGCTGTTTTGCTGATCCggtgtctttgtttttatacCAGAGTGTGTCTGCGTCACCTGTCCCTACTATTCATTTCACCTGGCCCTCCCCCCTCCAGCAGCTAACAATCGAGCGACTCAATATATCTACTGATGCCTTGTCTAGAACATCATTCGTCGTCCGCTTACTCGCTTTTGTAATACTTGACGAGGAAGTGCTTGGTTTTCATTTTTACGAAAAAAATGACACAATAAAATGAGAGTTGTCGTATTCTGCCTACACAGTCGAGACTTGTTAGTCGCTGTCGCTGAGGTAAAATACGTCAGGTAGTCAATATGAGGTAATCCTACGCCCTAACGATGTTGTTTCCCTAACTTTCTTATCTCTGTCTGTCTTacggttttaattttttttaaaaaattgtcacattgtgcgcgcgtgcgtgcgagcgtgtgtgtgttgtacgaTCTTTGTTGTCACTATATCCACTTTTATGTAAATGACTAGTGAGGAGTTAGAGCCCTCACTTCTCTGGACCGGCTTTGTgaccatctcctctcccttaccttccccaaccctacGTGTAGTCCGGTACCCACTCGATCCACACCTCAGGGCGAAGTACCCTGCAGCACACCAGTATCGAGCCGCTTGCATGTGGTTCGTGAGAGGACCTAGCCTATAGGACCGCATTGAATACGGgctaatttttttcaagatctGCACGATCAGAACAACatatatggtcacaggatttttagtaaCTGTGCAGCGAAActatggaactctctcccttgcCATATCCTCAACTTACCCATCATTGATCGAATCCTTTAATTGTGCACTAAAAACGCActtcttcattaaaaattaCTCCCAACACCagtagtcctttttcacactcttcccccttttctgcatattgctacttccctgctcgtcttccttttagCAAACTTACGACACTCTGTCTTTCTTCCTTGgatcctctttgcgttttctgtatttgtttttattcatcgtcagtgttattatttattcttcctaagttcatatgttgtttgttttcatgtccctcgtatgctgtccatgtctcgttcttgttctttaaGCGTTAAGAGCATGCTCCCTAGGGGTGTCAGtatatgcgctttacaaatgttgtatttattattagtagtaacgTCAGGGCGCTGACGctcaaagggaggtaacaaaTGTTCGCCATCGACCCACGCACGTTGTTATGACTACGCCAGTCAACAAAGCGCCAcgaaaaaaatcttaacacaTTCATCACACAACTTTGTAAAACTCTGGAAATATCTGATGCGCTAATTACTTTCTAAAATCATCAAATGCTTATAGTCTAGATACTTAAAATAAGTCACCAAACGTTTGGTATCAATGGCACTACATTATTACAGTTTGTAAACCGTCACTTGCCACTTCCGGCGTCTAGCGTAGCcacagttttgtttataaatggcCGCTTCAAGGGCCATGTAGATCGCTTTGCTTGGTAAGCacgttttcttttcctgttatttATTGTGCGGGGGTTGGAGAAAGCAATGTGCAAAAGATATAGTTTGATAGGCGTATAATCCACGGGCGTTTTTCGGACAATGGCCCAGTTTATTATCTGTAAATGTGTGCCTCGTCTTTCATTCAGAACTGCAGGGCTTTTGCTGGCGTGCATTTGAACGATTAGCGCGAGGTGTTAAATCATCATTTATATTAGTACAAAGACGATCTCGTCAATTTCAGCGCTGCTTTCAAAATCAAGATGGGGAAGAAAATTGAAAAGGCCCTATCCAAAGAGAAAAACCAGTCTTCAGTTAGCCAAGATGTAGATGACGACCCAAACAAGACTGCAggtatttttttacatatataaggcactcattttgtgtgtgtgtgtggagagagagaaagagaagagagggaggaagtGATTAAATGACTGAGTAAGCACATGACATGAGCCTGGACACACAGTACACTGCTAAGGGGATAGGCTAATGTATATCATTCAGCTAAGTTAAttgcttataaaataataatattgatttgtatagcacctttccTGCCCATCAGGGCATTACAAAGTGCTTGATAAAAATACTAACATATAACAAAAGTAATTAACAAACAAGGTCATCAGTTCTGGAACCAATGAAGTATGAGTTGTCATGAAGTAGTCAAGAAAATACATGGAGCAAGAGGCAGAATAAACACACTTCTAGTTGGGAATGCAAtgtcctgcacacacacagaaataagaTTTAAACATATAATGGAAAATGTTGCGATGAAGTACAAGGCTCGTAAACGTGAAACTTGCAAGATCTgtaaatcaaaaaaaaaaaaaggttacaatTGAAAAGATATTGAGACAAGCAATCCAgttaaagtttcaaaaaatgctCATATGAGCAACAGACATTGCAGACAGAGCCATCATACAAGTGTGTGGGAAACTTTCAAACAGACTTTCCAGAGATGTGTCGTCGAAGCACCATAGTTCCAAGTCCCTCTGTTGTCATGAGGCCAAAACCTggcccaccaccaccaccaccagaaacAAAGCCTGAAAAGGGAAGTAAGGAGAAAGGGAAGCAAACTGCACCTATACCAGAGCCAGAGCCAGAGCCAGAAGTCAATGAAGATGGAGGTATGTAGGTTTAATGttaaaactttgtgaaaatggCAGCAAGCATTAACTTGAGTGGAAAGAAAGTTCTGGAGACCGTTAGCATAAGGATTAAAGACATAAGAAGATACACTGAAAAAAGATTGCATCCTGTTTGTGTAACAGCTTCTCCTGCTTTATTTTAAGCCTGCAGTGTTAATGTCTATGTCTTTTGGGGTTCATCAAATGCTTTCCCCCTGTTTTTGTGCAGTAGTTGTATATAATTATGCATGCTGCTTATCTAGATCTTTGCAGTTTGATCTTAGATCTCAGGCtgtttggttggttgctttGGCATGAAGGTGTTTCCACCTGGAGGGGATTTTGCACTATGAGGGAAtggggaggaaaccagagtacttGAAATCTATCTTGTTTCTTAATTTGTGACATATGTTTAATGTTTCTGGTTATGTCGTGTGCATATATTTCAGAGCCAATTGAACTGCCACCAAAAACAGTTATGCCTTGcgtgtgttttttgtttcagagcCAGTTGAGCCACCACCgaaaacatacacaacaaaaGACAAGTTTGAATATTTTAAGCCATGCGTTCAAGTGGAAATAGATCCACTTGATAAAGGGGAAGCTGTCACAGAAATTTATATCAGAGGTATGAATGCAAAgaataagttttaattaatgagGCTAACTaatcattgttttaaatatatgacGGGAGGTTGCTTAGTTTGAGTTGCTAATTTTAGTAGGTACTGAACTGTTGCAAAATGGTGAATAGACTTGCACCTCTTATCAAATGCACAGGTGGGAgagattgtgattttttttcatgctttacATCAGGCATGTCAAAACACATGGCCCTTGCAGCCCTTTGGATATAAGTTAATTTAATCATCTTCGTCATCGTCgtattctttctgtctttggtAAATCAAATGTACATCTGTTGGATGGAAAGTGGAATCTATCAGCTACAGTCCCAGAAAAtccttaaagggattctaaaggcaaaataaaactgcttagaatcgcgtaaagagcatgatccacttgaatcttgtctattttcgcgtctgttcatatgggaaaagttgaaggttttgtagcatattgtgtttaagaagagaaattacataggtctctttcgtttacttagacaaagtctcgttctccgtcacgtgaccttatgacatatgaccaagactgcttaccaagggAGACAGACtgtttattatgatttttataactgtgctttgaaaagttcactttaagacctaaataaactcacgagacaccaccgatgaCAACGTCAAATCTTCACAATGACCACATacacttcctgtacgtctcTGACTGATGTCACACCCAGACttgtctgcttgaccatctcgggaagctatcgtggttactcagCAGAAGGACACATGgatcgatttcactggattttttcgatttttataaacatcagcaACCAAATAGTgataataagtggtaattaagtgataaaccaatcttttatttctcctgtattgctctcgtggtctgtaattgtaactaaatatatttttgaaacgtttgtcCATCGCCACAGCCTTaccacaagccttgagtatccctttaagccAGCATCCTGCTGCACAAAAGTCATTGCACAAACAACCAGGCTATGATGGCACCTTCCCTCATATTTGAACCAACCTGAAAGCAAAGTATCAGAAGAATCTAAAAAAGTCTCCTCTCACTGATACTGTGATGTGTAAAGTACCTATACAAAACACTGGGGCTGTAAGATAATGTacagttcattattattacaacactTGATTGTCACCACTACAATAAGAATCAAGTTAAGATTCAGGTTTCCAATTTCACAATGCTGGTTTTCTTCATGTACTCTTATTTTTCCCCCACCCAATATTTTCAAGAGTGTAAAATTACCTCTAGGTGTAAAGGTACTTTTCTACCTAGTCAACCAGCTAGTCAGCTTACAGAAATCTTCATCAGTCTCCACTCAGCCTCCTTTCTTTGACTTACATACACCCTGATTTCAGATGATCCTCTTCCTTTATTTTAGCTCTTTTTAttagctgggttttttttaattatctagaCATTCACTTCCACATAAGACTGTGTATTTTGAGTGACTCATTTGTGCTGTTGTTTTGTGCAGGTTGGAAAATTGATCAGACAATGATGGAAATATTTCAGTCATGCTGGCCTCCCTTGGAAAAACTCCATACAATAAAGTATGTTTTACTGGCTGTTGAAGGAGTACTGTTTATGGTTCCACAGATATATCTCTCTGGACTAGTGGTTGTCTTCCAagaccaactcttagcctctGGCCAAGTTGTAGGCTGTCAGAACCATTTATGACAATATAATATctgcaacaacaataaaatatcttaaagtcaacaacagatttgtaataaatattttacttggttactttttattgttttctttattggcAAAAGTTCTCGACCTCTGCTTCCCATGACTTAGAGCCAATAAGCTAAAAACACTACAGTCAAAAAGCTAGAGCTTTTGTACCTCTGTCAACACTTGAGTTTGCATCGTCCTGCTCTTCTTCTTAGTGTTGAAAGTTAAGTGGGAAATGAATTTGTACTTTGGCCTTGTTCTAGAACTTAACGCAAAAAACTTCtttgcaagcagtccagagataaaGGTCCACTGTGGTCCTGAGATTACCATACTATGACACTGTTATGTTATATCTCTTTGGCTAGATTTATGGACACACTGAATCCAGTATACCTTTAGAGCATCTTAAATGCATATGTATGCATACTTACGTTACTTTGGTTATTTTTAGAACACGGGCAGGCATGCATACATACTATGcacacatatgtatgtatgtgcatgcatgatttGCATGTGCATATGTTCCTGAATGCATGCATGCCTGCACATGTGTGTTGTAAAAATAACCAACaatttctgtttattaaaaaaacaaaattcttcttttcagCTTGTGGGAAGCTGGTCTGACTGGAGAAATGCTTCATCTCATGGCATCTTTCCTCCCATTATGTGTAAATCTTAAGTAAGCATGCAGCTGTTTTTAATCCTACTTAGCacgacataaaaatataacattacaatgactagcttataactgaagactgtgaagacaagACGTACAGagggtgaagtttgttttttattattactgctctgaggtaaacattagaccaattAGAACTtgtacatttttggaaaggagaaaacttgaactttgcaataaaagtaatgaaaattacCTTTCTCTTGGTTCCCGACAAAGCCACAAACTGAGAAAGTATTTATGATttaaatgatgatgaatgaGTTTGTAAGAGATATTTGATGCCTACTGATAAGTTTTACTCGTGCATCTTAATGTACATTGGTGCCTTGAGTCCACCTTTGTTGTTGGGGCATTTGCTCTATaagtaaacattattattattttaaaatgttactgaAAATACTGTGTTTCGTGAAAATTGAGGCTATATATGTATGAAGTGGCTAGCACATTTTATTGCTTTACTGTCaaccatgaatttttttttcatattttagaaATCTTATCCTAGATGGTAACCCTGTAAAAGAAGAGAATTTTCATGAGCTCATAGGAGAAGACAGCATGTAAGTTCAATCTGTTTTAAGCTagaatttgttaattttaatcAGGCACTCCAAAGTATTCCATTTATTCACATCTTCTTTGCTTCTATAACAAgattctgttctcgagatacacacctacaaacatcaccatacgCATTCAGTGCAGAAAGAGGTAAACAACACAAATGTCAAGTTCATGGACACCTGTATGTTGTGAAGTCCTCAACCAATGGGAAAGCTCAGaacatatatgtttattatgtatagTCTGACGTCACTATTTTGACCTCGGGGATAGTAATTAATGGGGATGTTTGTATAGTATAATATTAGGGCATTTACCTAGATTTGGGGAAATGgtattttgcactgagctttattcaatctgaaaaaataattttgcactccTCTAGTCctttagctttttaaaatttgatcagcaattaaaatgattttgtttactCTGCAGTATTCAAAACCTTTCATTGCGGTTTTGCTGCATTAGTGAAGTTGGAGCCAGAAACATTGGTGCATCACTGGGCACCACTAAGTTTGCAAACACCAAGCTGCTTTCCCTAAATCTTTCTGGCAACTGCATAGGTGATGAAGGTGCCTGTCACATTGCAAAggttatttatcttttatttttatgctctGGCTTTGTAGAAATCCTGTCTGTCTGAATTATGCATCAGCACATGCACATGTTCATGTCCACACTGCCTGCAGCTGTTTGATGTCTACATCTCAGTGGCATagaaagatgcttttttttcggttgggggcaaactccatgctgacagtgaacattcacattctttccTCATCTTCTTGCCACCTTTTTAGCGGGTGGCTGTCCCCTTTTCTAAGCCACTGCATACGTAACttacttttttcatattttttgtattgctgtattttgttttctgtatcttttcattttgtgcattttctttgcaaatgtATTGTATTTTAGTGTATTGTggtgaaaattttttaaatgtcatcttTTATCTATCAAACATTAAAGGCTGCTGGTACTCTTATTCAATGCCAGGttactggggttttttttttaaacctcatcccttcatttcttcattaaaaGGAAGTTAATCCATGTCATCATCTCACTCCCTTATTCCTCCACTAATACATACATGCCCATGaaggtaaaagtaaaatatgttgTACCCAATAAATGGATTTATtcttaaagaagaaaactggtgAAGGTTAATGTATACATACTACAAAGAAGTACAATAAATTGCCATATCTACTTATATCTGTTGTGGAGCTATTTCCtctatactttttttctcaatgatttCCATCTTCAGGGCCTGAGACTTAATcgaaatttactttctttaaccCTGTCTTCAAACAAAATTGGCAATAAGGGTGCAGCAAAAATTGCAGAGGTAAGTTCATTTGTGCACACAGGTGAGGAGTGTTAGAGAAAACAAAGGTGTGCTTACTTAATTGCCTTTGAGTATTTTACACATTGATGAAGCCTTTTGATCTTTTACATAATCTGTTTTGGAATGACTACAGACTCCATTTTTCTCATATCTTGTTTAAAGTACTTAAGGAAGATAATATTCTGTGTTTGtaatttgagatttttttttctctttttacagACATAACCAGAAAATTATCTGCTCTTTGGCACTTATCTTTTGTATATATGAATGATGTGTCTGGTTTCTTGTAAACTCTATATGTCACTCAATCATTATTGATTAGCTCATTAACACGTTGCAGCTCTTGGACACATCTTCGTGATGTCTAAAAGGGTTCAGCTACTTCCTTGCTCAGATATATTGTATAGCAGGCAAATATAAACAGAGTGGTTTTCTCTTTTTGGTTGAAGGCCTTGTCCCGCTTTGCTTTATGTCATGAGGAGGTTGTTGAGCGACGACGACTTATGTCAGAAAGAGGGTCACCAGATAGAAAAACAGTAAGTCTgcttgtttagtttttaatttttcttatctACTGCTTTGTAATCTAGGAAAACAAGCTTCAAAGAACcttattatattattacatttgtttatgTTGAGAAATATACTGTCCTGTTTGTAGCACTGTACTGACAACTCAGCTAAATGTAGATAAGAATCATgtggaaaaaaatgcaaaaagagaGGCCTGCAAGCCAGAATCTTTCAACCTATACATACTGCTTATTCAGGAATGTATTGTTATAAAACAATTGATGATTGTAATGACTCTTTTACCATCAGTGGCTTTGAAAATTGTCTATTCGGGAATAAAGCAAAATGTGGCTTACCTGCCTTTCAGACTTTATGAAATGTTAAAGTGATACAAAGAACGACTATCTAGCCTATCACACAGCTTTCTAGCCAAACCATCATACACAGACTTTGTGATGTATAATAGGACTGTAAGAATTTCTGTGGTGTTAAGTTCAGCCAGACCAGGT
The Pomacea canaliculata isolate SZHN2017 linkage group LG2, ASM307304v1, whole genome shotgun sequence genome window above contains:
- the LOC112556748 gene encoding leucine-rich repeat-containing protein 71-like isoform X13 encodes the protein MCRRSTIVPSPSVVMRPKPGPPPPPPETKPEKGSKEKGKQTAPIPEPEPEPEVNEDGEPVEPPPKTYTTKDKFEYFKPCVQVEIDPLDKGEAVTEIYIRGWKIDQTMMEIFQSCWPPLEKLHTINLWEAGLTGEMLHLMASFLPLCVNLKNLILDGNPVKEENFHELIGEDSIIQNLSLRFCCISEVGARNIGASLGTTKFANTKLLSLNLSGNCIGDEGACHIAKGLRLNRNLLSLTLSSNKIGNKGAAKIAEALSRFALCHEEVVERRRLMSERGSPDRKTREEAHEPKGKEAKDQEITKGGKKEKEDPKGTQKKALNAPKPKKKQEIASQGSSSQATFRLVSTLAASMVTDGAKTIGMKTKDKKKDKKPSATELEVDVLEVINPLMEEADFIDGELMIAGNRVLINLNLSRNEIGESGLQALLKAVQYQTTLTLDSRSSGTGLMRLCLTRNAVPADNDILKKITDHMIAKDPFYKSPVTPDSEQS
- the LOC112556748 gene encoding leucine-rich repeat-containing protein 71-like isoform X2 translates to MCRRSTIVPSPSVVMRPKPGPPPPPPETKPEKGSKEKGKQTAPIPEPEPEPEVNEDGEPVEPPPKTYTTKDKFEYFKPCVQVEIDPLDKGEAVTEIYIRGWKIDQTMMEIFQSCWPPLEKLHTINLWEAGLTGEMLHLMASFLPLCVNLKNLILDGNPVKEENFHELIGEDSIIQNLSLRFCCISEVGARNIGASLGTTKFANTKLLSLNLSGNCIGDEGACHIAKGLRLNRNLLSLTLSSNKIGNKGAAKIAEALSRFALCHEEVVERRRLMSERGSPDRKTREEAHPPPSRRADSKDRPGSVRSSGTHADTKKTREKPSARKKEPKGKEAKDQEITKGGKKEKEDPKGTQKKALNAPKPKKKQEIASQGSSSQATFRLVSTLAASMVTDGAKTIGMKTKDKKKDKKPSATELEVDVLEVINPLMEEADFIDGELMIAGNRVLINLNLSRNEIGESGLQALLKAVQYQTTLTLDSRSSGTGLMRLCLTRNAVPADNDILKKITDHMIAKDPFYKSPVTPDSEQS
- the LOC112556748 gene encoding leucine-rich repeat-containing protein 71-like isoform X3 translates to MCRRSTIVPSPSVVMRPKPGPPPPPPETKPEKGSKEKGKQTAPIPEPEPEPEVNEDGEPVEPPPKTYTTKDKFEYFKPCVQVEIDPLDKGEAVTEIYIRGWKIDQTMMEIFQSCWPPLEKLHTINLWEAGLTGEMLHLMASFLPLCVNLKNLILDGNPVKEENFHELIGEDSIIQNLSLRFCCISEVGARNIGASLGTTKFANTKLLSLNLSGNCIGDEGACHIAKGLRLNRNLLSLTLSSNKIGNKGAAKIAEALSRFALCHEEVVERRRLMSERGSPDRKTLQREEAHPPPSRRADSKDRPGSVRSSGTHADTKKTREKPSARKKEPKGKEAKDQEITKGGKKEKEDPKGTQKKALNAPKPKKKQEIASQGSSSQASMVTDGAKTIGMKTKDKKKDKKPSATELEVDVLEVINPLMEEADFIDGELMIAGNRVLINLNLSRNEIGESGLQALLKAVQYQTTLTLDSRSSGTGLMRLCLTRNAVPADNDILKKITDHMIAKDPFYKSPVTPDSEQS
- the LOC112556748 gene encoding leucine-rich repeat-containing protein 71-like isoform X7 translates to MCRRSTIVPSPSVVMRPKPGPPPPPPETKPEKGSKEKGKQTAPIPEPEPEPEVNEDGEPVEPPPKTYTTKDKFEYFKPCVQVEIDPLDKGEAVTEIYIRGWKIDQTMMEIFQSCWPPLEKLHTINLWEAGLTGEMLHLMASFLPLCVNLKNLILDGNPVKEENFHELIGEDSIIQNLSLRFCCISEVGARNIGASLGTTKFANTKLLSLNLSGNCIGDEGACHIAKGLRLNRNLLSLTLSSNKIGNKGAAKIAEALSRFALCHEEVVERRRLMSERGSPDRKTLQREEAHPPPSRRADSKDRPGSVRSSGTHADTKKTREKPSARKKEPKGKEAKDQEITKGGKKEKEDPKGTQKKALNAPKPKKKQETSMVTDGAKTIGMKTKDKKKDKKPSATELEVDVLEVINPLMEEADFIDGELMIAGNRVLINLNLSRNEIGESGLQALLKAVQYQTTLTLDSRSSGTGLMRLCLTRNAVPADNDILKKITDHMIAKDPFYKSPVTPDSEQS